The nucleotide sequence CACCCCGGTGAAGAGGATTTGTCCGAACGGTTTACCGAAGGAAATATTAAAACCACAATACGCGAAACGGATGCTAACGTTCTGATTACGCTCCCAACCCACCAGGCCAGCGACCTACCCTTCGACCGCTACGCGGTGCTCAAATCGCCCCGGAACATCTATCTGTTCTATGTCCAGCCCACTCAGGGCTTAGCGGACTGCCCCAAAGCAACGCTGCACAGCGGAGTGTATACGGTTGAAATATGGGAAGCAGGCAATCAACACGATACGCTTCTAGCCACCGACCAAACTGTGATCATCCCCTGACGCCCTCCCGAACCGATGCTGTTTAACTCCCTGCAATTCATTGTTTTCTTCATCTTCGTGACGGTGGCTTACTTCAGCCTGTCGTGGCGGGGACGCTGGATGCTGTTGCTGGCGGCGAGTTGCTACTTCTACATGGTCTTTAAGCCCGTGTACATCCTGATCCTGTTCGGTACCATCGTCATCGATTACTTCGCCGGAATCTGGATTGAGAAAATCGAAGATCAGCGAAAGCGTAAACTTTTGCTGATCATTAGCCTGATTTCTAATATCGGGATTCTGGCGTTCTTCAAGTACTACGATTTCCTTAGCGATTCGGTCAATAGTTTCTTGGCTCTCCTGAACCTGGGTCCCTATGTACCTCCGCTGGGCGGACTGATTCCGCATCGCATCGCCGAGTGGATTACCAACGGAGCCGGACGGGTGCTGCTACCCATCGGCCTGTCGTTCCACACGTTCCAGGCCATGAGCTACACCATCGAGGTGTACCGCCGCAACCAGCAGGCTGAGTACCATTTCGGCATCTACGCGCTGTACGTCATGTTTTACCCGCAACTGGTGGCGGGGCCCATCGAGCGCCCACAGAATATGCTGTTCCAGTTCCACTCGTATTTTAATTACGATTTTGAACAGGTGAAAGCGGGGCTGATGCAGATGGCCTTTGGTATGTTCAAGAAAGTAGTGATCGGCGACCGCCTGGCCCTGATGATAGACTATGCCTATGAGAATCCCTACGAGCAGAACGGCTTAACCTTACTGGTGGCTACCCTCTTCTTCACTTTCCGTATTTACTGCGATTTTTCGGGCTATTCCGATATCGCCATCGGGGCGGCGCGGGTCATGGGTTTTACGCTGATGGACAACTTCCGTACTCCCTACGAATCCGCTTCCATTTCGGAGTTCTGGGGGCGATGGCATATTTCGCTATCCACCTGGTTTCGGGACTACCTGTACATTCCGCTGGGCGGTAATCGTAAGGGCGAATACCGACGGTATGTCAATCAGTTCATCGTGTTTCTGGTAAGCGGGCTGTGGCATGGAGCAAGCTGGAACTACGTGATTTGGGGGAGTCTGCACGGTTTTTACCAGGTAGGGGCGGCTCTGCGTAAAAAGTGGTTGGCCCGATGGGGCGTAGTCATTCCCCAAAACCGCTTCATCCATTTTGCCAACGTCGCCATCACCTTCGCACTTGTGAGCCTGACCTGGGTGTTTTTCCGAAACGACAAAGCCCCCGTAAAACAAGCCTTCGCCATACTCCACAAGATAGGTACCCTATCGTGGGGCGAGCCGGTGCGATCGCCGCTCAATTCGGTCGAGATGTGGTTTTCCGTAGTGCTAATTCTTTTCATGCTTGTCAAGGAACACTATTTCCTCACTATTCCTACGCGTAGCACGGCGCTGTTTTATTCCCTTTTTATCTTCCTCTGCGCATTCATTTATTTCTTCGGAGTCTTCACTTCCAATCAGTTTATCTACTTCCAGTTTTAAGAAGATTTCAGATGCCGGATGCTGGGCGTTTGACTTTTTGGGTTAATCCAGAAAATGCTGTTGGCGGTTAATTTCTGTCAATTTGGCATTTTTGGTTAGCGTTGTACGCTTCTTTTGAACACAGAATCCTTGATACAAATTTCCCTGGATGAAAAACTAACCACTACAATGGAAATTACTGCCGATAACCGTTTAAGAAGCCTGATCGTGGTGGGTGACCGCGTCCTGATCAAACCCAAAAGCCCCAACGACCGTACGCATAGCGGTCTGTACCTACCTCCTACCGTAACCGAGAAAGAGCAGGTACAAACCGGCTACGTCATCAAGGTAGGTCCAGGGTACCCTATTCCCGCCGCCGTGGACGAAGAGCCCTGGAAGGAAACTGAAGAAAAAGTGAAGTACATGCCCTTGCAGGCCCGGGAAGGTGATTTGGCGATTTACCTGCAGCGCAACGCCATTGAACTGGAATACGACGGTGAAAAGTATGTAATCGTGCCGCAAGCCTCGATCCTGATGCTGGACCGGACGGAAAATCTGTTTGATTGATTGGGGCTTAACTCATCTCTTAGACTTACACGCTCCGGCAGTATATTTAATAATCCCCACTGATTCAGCTACGCAGGAGTTTGCATAGGTTTTTCCGTTGCAGCCGCATACCGGATTATAGATAAAGGGACAGGCTCTCCCATCGTGCGGCTGCTCAATGCATTCCCTATCCACTTCTTTGTGGCAGCCAAACGCAAGCATTAAAATGAATAGCGTTGCTATCTTTTTCATAGTCTGTTTTTGGTTTGGCAGGGTACCTTAAAAGTGTACGTAGCCTATGAACAATTTCGAGACATGGCCGTTTTTTAAGAAACATTCAACGCCATGAACTCCGTGATCCTTCATTTATTCCTTTCTTCCCTTCTCTTGGCTACCTTCTTCGCAGAAATCCCCCTCCGCGAAAAACTGGAAAGCCTGACTTGGAAAAATCGAGTGATCGTCATCTACACACCCGACGCCAGCTCCAAAGAATTTCAGCAGCAGAAGCAAATCCTGGCCGCAAAACCCAAAGAACTAAAAGAACGAGATCTCGTCGTCATCGAATGCGTGGGCCAAACACTAGATGCTGAGGACAAAAACTACCTGGCTCGCCATTTTAGTCACGACCTGACGAAATTCGGGGTGTGGCTGGTCGGGAAAGATGGGGGTACTAAACTCACCGAAACGCAACCCGTCACTGCCGAAAAATTTTTCTCCCTCATCGATTCCATGCCCATGCGGCAGGCCGAGATGAGACGCGGCACGCCCAAAAACTGATCACATGCGCTGGTAGGTGTAGGAACAGCCCTCATTACATATCGAGGGCAGGATGGTGAGCCGGTCGCCCGCGAGGTTGTATCCCCAATGGTTTTCTTTATTCCCCGTGCCTGCATTGTCAAATTTGAAGTACAGTCGCCCTTCTCCTTCGATTCTGAATTCACCTGAACTCACGATGGGTGTCTGGAACTGACCGGGTTGGGGTATCTTTTCGATAAAGGAACCGTCTTTTCTGAATTCGAGCGTTTGGGTGGCGCTGGTGGTGGCTAATTGCTGCGGACAGCTGCCATCGCCGGGACCTACGCAGAATTCCTTCAACTGCCAGGTACCCACTATGTTTTTTTCTTCGGGACTGAGCGATTCTTTGCTGCATCCCAACAAACTGATTAGCATCAGCATGAAACCTATTCTTTTCATTTTCTTACATTCTGTTTTTCTTACCAGACCAATTTTCCGGGCTGTCGGTTGGAACGACGTTCTGCTTTTTTTTGTCACATACAGAAAAACAGAGCTTTATGCCCCTGCTCCGTACCACCGATCACAAAGCACCTTTCTGGCTACCCAACGGACACTTCCAAAGTATCTTTCCCGCCCTTTTCCGGAAAATAAAGGATGTCGCCTACACGCGTGAGCAGATCATAACGCCCGATGATGATTTTCTGAATCTGGACTGGGCCAAAACCGGCGCTCCCGTCTCCAAAGGCCTGGTGATTCTGTCGCACGGCCTGGAAGGAGACAGCCAGCGGCAGTATATTCTGGGCATGGTGCGGGCACTGACTCGTCAGGGGTATGATTGCCTAGCCTGGAATTACCGGAGTTGCGGGGGTGAAATGAACAAGCAGGTACGGTTTTACCATAGCGGGGCCACGGACGACCTGGATCTGGTGGTGCAGCACGCACTTCTAAAAGGCTATGGTACCCTTTTTCTGATGGGGTTCAGTTTGGGCGGAAACCTTACCCTCAAGTACCTAGGAGAGCAAGGTACCCTCCTGATTCCTGAAATAAAAAAAGCGGTCGTGTTCAGCGTACCCATGGATCTGCTGGCGTGCAGTCGGGCGATCGAAAAACCGGAAAACTGGGTGTACTTGAAACGCTTTCTATCATCGCTAAAACCCAAAGTGACCGAAAAATCCAAAGTCTTTCCCGATCATATCAGCGTGGGCGATTACGCCAAAGTAAAAACCTTTTACGATTTCGACCATATCTACACTGCCGCCCTACACGGCTTCGACGGCGCAGACGACTACTACGCTCGCAACAGTTCCAAATTCTTTGTGGAATCCATTACCATCCCTACCTTGATTGTCAATGCGTTGAACGATCCTCTGGTACCTGCGGAAAGTCTACCCCAGGCTCAAATCGCCGCCATGCCGAATGTGTGGCTGGAACTTACGCAGGAAGGCGGACATTGCGGATTTCGCTCCGAAACCCTGGACAATGATTTGTATTGGTCGGAGCAGCGGGCGCTAGATTTTTTGGAAAACAACAAAAGCTAGGGGCACATTTTCACTAATCAATTAATAAATAGTACGCATCCTATACAATCGGCTGTAAATGTACTTTTTATAGTCAGTGTACGCTACGTTTCTTAATTTTGCATAAAACGTAGTAGTCATTCTGAACCAAGGGGATAATATTCCTGCCAAACTTCCTGCATGTTGACGCAAACACTTAATCCGACGCACATTGTCATTGATTTTGACAGCACGTTTACCAAAGTAGAAGGGCTCGACGAGCTGGCCCATATTGCCCTGGCCGGCCATAACGACCGCGAAGCGATTGTACAGCAGATCCGCGAGTTGACCGATAAAGGCATGAACGGCGAAATGGCGTTTGCCGAAGGACTACGCCGCCGCATCGCCCTGCTGTCGGCCGATCGCTCGCACATTGAGCTTCTGGTTGACTACCTGCGTACCAAAGTGTCGGATTCATTTCTGCGCAACAAGACTTTTATCACCGACAATGCCGACCATATTTATGTGGTTTCCAGCGGTTTCAAGGAATTTATCGTTCCCATTGTGACCGAGTTGGGTGTTCGTGCCGATCATGTTTTTGCCAATGAATTCGTATTCGACGAAGAGGGGCGCATTATCGGCGTGGATGAGACGAACGTACTGGCCTCGGACGGTGGCAAAATAAAACTCCTGCGTACCCTGAATCTGACGGGCGATATCTACGTGATTGGTGACGGCTATACCGATTACGAGCTGCGCGAATCGGGCCTGGCTAACCGTTTTTATGCTTTCACTGAAAATGTCAACCGCCCCCGCGTGGTACAGGTAGCCGATCACGTGTCGGGCTCGCTGGATGAATTCCTGTACGATAACAAACTGAGTCGCAGCCAGTCGTACCCCAAGAGCCGAATCAAGGTACTCCTGCTGGAAAACGTGCATCCGGCGGCCGTGCGGGCTTTTGAAGAAGAAGGCTTCAAAGTGGAGTTTTTGAAAGGCGCGCTGGACGAAGATGAACTCTGCGAGCGGATCAAGGACGTGTCAATCATCGGTATCCGCTCCAAAACCCAGATCACCAAGCGCGTACTCGAAAGTGCTAACCGCCTGATGGCCATTGGTGCTTTCTGCATCGGCACTAACCAGATCGACCTCGAAACGGCCACCGAACGCGGCGTGGCAGTATTCAACGCGCCCTACAGCAACACCCGCTCCGTAGTGGAGTTGGCTATTGGCGAAATGATTATGTTGATTCGAAATATCGTCCCTAAAAGCAACGCCATGCACACCGGCCACTGGGACAAGTCGGCCAGTGGTAGTTACGAAATTCGGGGCAAAAAACTAGGCATGGTAGGGTACGGCAGCATTGGCACACAGCTTTCTGTGGTGGCTGAGGCATTGGGGATGGAAGTGTATTTTTATGATGTTGTTGACAAACTAGCCATCGGCAACGCCCGCAAGGTACGTTCGCTGGAAGAATTGCTCCAGATTTCTGATGTAATCAGCCTGCACGTGGACGGTCGCAAGGAGAACACCGTCATGATCGGAAAGGCGGAGTTTGACCTGATGAAGGACGGGGTCATTTTCATGAACCTGTCGCGCGGTCACGTAGTAGATATCGCGGCCATGGCTGAGGCCATCAAGAGCGGAAAAATTGCCGGGGCCGCCGTGGACGTTTTTCCTAAAGAACCCAAAACCAATAATGAGGCCTTCGAAAGCGAGCTCATCGGCCTATCTAACGTCATTCTGACGCCTCATATCGGCGGCAGTACCGAAGAAGCCCAGGAGAACATCGGCTACTACGTACCGGGCAAACTGCTGGAATACATCAATAATGGCAGTACCTACGGCAGCGTCAATTTTCCCGAGGTGCAGCTACCCAAGCTGGGCGACTCGCACCGCCTGCTGCACATCCACGCCAATGTACCGGGTGTCCTGGCCAAGCTGAACAGCATTTTTGCCAAATACGAAATCAATATCTCGGGACAGTACCTCAAGACCAACGAACTGATCGGCTACGTGATTGTGGATATTTCCAAGAAGTACTCCGAGGAATTCATCCAGGAAATCAAGGCCGTCGAAGGTACCATTCGTTTCCGGATGCTGTATTAATCAGGATGTACAAAGTAGCAAGGGCACAGAGGCATAAAGGAATTACTTACGCTTGATTGCAATCTTACGCACTTTGAATCTTTGTGCCTATGTCCCTCAAGAACCACCGCTACCTACCTACCCCTATGCAAAATACCTTCTTCACTCCCGGCCCGGCGGCACTGTTTCCCACCTTTGAGAAACACCTGAAAACCTTCATGGACCGTCAGTTGGGTTCCATCTCGCACCGGAGCCAGCAGTACCGCGACCTGCACCGCTTCACGGTGGAGCAGCTGCGGATGTTGCTATCTATCCCGGATACACATCAGGTACTTTTTCTGGGTTCGGCTTCGGAAACGTGGGAACGGATTCTGTTGAACTGCGTCGAGCACGAAAGTTTTCATTTGGTTAATGGCTCGTTCTCGAAAAAGTTTTACGATTACGCTCATGCACTTCACAAGTTCGCGCATGTGTACGAAAAGCCGATGGGTGAGGGATTTGATTTCGCCGAAATCGAGGTACCTGAATACGCCGAGGTAATCTGCATCACGCATAACGAAACAAGCTCTGGCGTGCAGATGCCCGTAGCTGATATTCACAAACTAAAAGCCAAGAATCCTGACAAATTTGTGGCCGTGGACATGGTGTCGTCGGCACCCTACCCAGCGCTGGATTATAGCCTGATCGATACCGCGTTTTTCTCGGTGCAGAAAGCCTTCGGCATGCCCGCCGGATTGGGCGTCTGGATCGTAAACGAGGCGTGCCTGGCCAAGGCCGAACGTCTGCGGAAGTACGACAGTCTCACCATCGGGGCGCACCACGACCTACCTACCTTGTGGAAAAACGCCCTGAAATACGAAACACCCGCCACCCCTAACGTAATGGCGATCTACATTTTGGGCAAAATCGCGGAAGACTTCAACCGAATTGGCATTGAAACTATACGCAAAGAAACCGAACACAAAGCCGGGTTACTTTATAATCTGGTTAAGAAACATAACAACTTTGACGCTTTTGTGAAGATACCCCGCCACCAATCCCAAACGGTGGTAGTAGCCAATACAAAGAAAGAATCCTCAGCCGTCATCAGCAAGCTCAAAGAAAAAGGCCTGATCATTGGCAGCGGCTACGGCGAGTTCAAGGGCTCGCAGGTACGGTTGGCCAATTTTCCGGCTACGTCGGTGGCGCAGATCGAGGGATTGGTGAAAGCGTTGGGGGAAGTGTAGGCGTATATTTACAGGCTTTTTTTGAAGAAATAATCGGAGTAGCCCGTTCTGAAAATTAAAAATTCAGACGTACTACTCCGGTTTCATTTTTTGTATATCTTGGCAAAGCGATACCCTACTAGCTTCGATGTACGTAAGAAATGAGCGAGTTGGTATCTTGACTCAAAATCTATGAGGCTATGAGAAGATACCTGCTGCTGTTTTTCCTTTTGCCAATTACGAATAGTTTTTCTCAGTCACCTGAACCCCCAATTCTGTTTAAGGATGACAAGATAGTTTTAAATATGAGCAAGGATACGGTCTTACTTGACTCATTAATTGCCATTTCCAGAAGATACGGCGTGGAAAAGAATTTTAACTGGGGTATCGACTCATCCGCCTTAAGTGGCAGATATCCTATCAAAATTGCATTTGGTCTGAACTTGGTGCAGTTTGAAGGAATGGCAAAACGGTTGGCTTTTAATGAAAAGCATGCAGAGATTCTCCGGCAATTCTTCGAAAAAGATTTCCAGGAATGTAGTACAGGCAGAGAGTATATTGCTTTGAAAAGAGCTTATTTGAAAAAATATCCTGAGTATCTCAAAAATGAAGCCGGGTTTAGGGAAGAGGATTTAAAAAGAGACGAGGCAGTTATGGACAAGATGATCCTCAACACTGAAAAGTATCGGGAGGCCCATAAAAACTGAGTGAATGTTTCTCATTACAAACGGAGTCTTCATTCTGGCCAACTATACGTTTATACTTTTACTCATCGGCCCACTTTCTCCAAAAAGGCCCATAGCCTTAACAAAAACGCTGCGTGAATATCTGGGAGATCTTTAAGCGATTGCTTCCCTACGTCCGGCCTTATCGGAGCCAAATCGTACTGGCCTTATTTCTGACCCTGCTGGGTGCCCTGACGGCCCAGGTGAACCCTATTGTACTGCGCTACACGGTCGATACGATTCAAGGCATGCTGGACAAAGGCTGGGGAGTAAAGAACGGTGCCCTGTTACTGGGTGAGATTTCGCTGATTCTCTTTGCCAAGGAAGTTATCAACACCTTTATTGTTTTCGGTCAACGCTACTACGGTGAAAAAATACGGATCCAGGTATCGAGCGAACTATCCCAGACGGCAGTAGATCGTATTTTATCCTACGGACTGGGCTTTTACAGCGACAATACCAACCAGAAAGGAAAGCTTCAGACCCGCATTGACCGGGGTGTCGAAAGCCTGACCAAGCTCATTCAGAATTTCTTTATCGACATACTTCCCTTATCGGCCAATGCCATCGTGGCCCTGATCATTATGTTTTCGGCCAATGTGTATGTGGGAAGCATTGCTCTGGGGATTCTGCCCGTGTATTTTTGGGTAAGCTACCGGCAGGCAGAGAAATTGCAGGGCGTGCGGCGTAAGCTGAAAACCCAGCGGGAAAACAAGAGCAGTGGGCTTATCAACCTCATCGAGTCGGTGCTGGTGATCAAGTCCTTCGTACGGGAAAAATTTGAGGGCAAGCGGCAGTACCAGTTGCAACTGGACCTGATGGAATCGCAACTCAAAACCCGGCGTACCAATTTCTTTTTCGATGGGATCAAAAGCTTTATCGAACAGATCGGTATCGTGCTCATCATCATCCTGACCGCCTACCTGGTACTGGACCAGCAGATGTCGATCGGGGCGATTATGTTCCATATCCTGCTGTTCAACAATGTGTCGGCGCCCATTCGGCAGCTGCACCGCATCTATGACGAAATGAACGATGCCCTGACGTACTCCGAAGGATTTTTTGACATTCTGGACGACGCCAGGGCCGTGGAAACCGGCGGGGACTACATTCCCGACCGCATCAAAGGGGATATTGAACTCGACGATGTGTCGTTTACCTACCCCAATGGCACCAAAGCGCTGTACAATATTTCGATGAAGATAAAGGCTGGTCAGACCGTCGCGCTGGTGGGGCTTTCGGGAGCGGGTAAAAGTACCCTGATCAATTTGCTGGTCCGCTTTTATCCTCCCAATTCTGGAAAAATACTGCTGGATGGTATTCCGCTAGACCGCTACGATCTGCCCGAGCTCCGCGGTGATTTGGGAATGGTACTGCAAAAGAATCATATCTTTAAGGGCTCAATTGCCGAAAACATTCGCTACGGAGCCATGGAAGCTTCCTACGACGAAGTGGTGGAAGCCGCCCGGCAGGCTTACCTGCACGAACAGATTATGGAGTTGCCCGAACAATACGAGACCGACGCTCAAATGCTCTCGGGCGGCCAGCAGCAACGCATCGCCATTGCCCGGTTGTTTCTAAAAAACCCCTCGGTGATTTTTCTGGACGAACCAACCGCCAGCCTTGACGCCATCGCCACCGAGCAAATCAAGAACAGTCTGGACGCCATCAAACAGGGCCGTACCGTCGTTGTCATTTCCCACAGCCTATCCCAGATCATTGATTCCGACTGTATCTATGTCATGAAAAAGGGCCATCTGGTGGAACAGGGTACCCATGCCGAATTGTACGACATGCAAGGTACCTACCGCGAAATTTTCGATGCATCGGCCCGCAGCCTGAACCTGGATAAGATTGCCAGGACCCTGGAAAAGGATTGAACGGTTTTTTTTTAGGGAAGCAATGCCTCTGTCCTGTACACGCCATCGTAAGCGCTTCCCATGTAGGCTCCCCACTGAACGGCTTTTTTAATAGGAATAGTGGTGGCGAAACGATGTACCTGCATGCCTTGAAAAGATTGAGAAAGCTTACCGTACTTATCGGTACTGTGGGTATAAATTAAATCGAGATAGCCATCGTTGTCGAGGTCGCCGACCCAGGGGGTAGAAGAAAGGTTATGTCCCAACAGAGCCGGAACAAATTTTATGATCTTGCCACTGGAAAAGTCAATGCTGACAATATTGGTATAGAACACCTGCTCCCTACCTTGCACGACCTCGTTCTCCACGCTAAGCAGCACTTCATGCCTTCCATCGCCGTTCAAATCGACCGCTATGGGGCTGCTGGTCTGGTAGTAGCCGAGTGAATCCAGGAACTGAATGGCCCCGGTTTTTCCGTCCAGCATGGCCTGTTTGGTCCAGGTAAGGCGAGGGTAGCGGCCCTTGGCAAAAGAGATGAAAAAGTCGGGTACAGTATCTTCATTGAAGTTCCCAATGGCCATAGACGCGTAAGCTTCGGTCTTAGGAATCGCAGTTGACCAGAGCAGAGCCAGATTTTTACCATCAAAGCCCATCACCCGGCCATCCACACTATTGACCACAATATCCAGCACGCCATCCTGCGTCATATCCACCCAGGCTGGTGGCGCGATAAATCCCCGGTTCTCTCCACTAGCTATTTTTGTTGCGTGGGTCAAATCGCCATCGAGTACCATTCGGATGGTACCCACAAACAGGTTACCTGCGATACTTTCTCCACCGGTTCCGAAAATGATCCGGGATTGCTCAGGCTCTTTTTCGTTAAAATCCACGGCTATGGACATATATATTTCCTTATTATCGGGCATCATTGCTTCGGCCAGCAGTTTTCCCGTAGCACTGCTGAGGATCACCAATCTGCCGGCCGCCCGGTTGGGATTGAAAGGGGGTACCATGATATCGCCCCCGTTGGAAATCAGAATATCACGCAGTCCGTCGGCGTCTACATCGTGGATGAATTGCGGATTGTAGAAATTAAACCAGCGCCTGCCGTTCTGTGAATAGTAAGTGGAATCAAAATGCCAAAGTGTTTTACCGGTTTTACCGTCCAGCGCTTTGAACTCGACGGAACGTCCCGCAAAAAAAGCATCCTTCACACCGTCTCCATTGATGTCGTACAGGCCGGCTGAGCCGAACATCTGATCGCGGGCCGAATTGTGCCAAAGTAATTCGCCGGTTTTTCCGTCCAGGGCCACTAAGGCCGAGTCGCTGTACTCGAATTCATTTTTCCCGGCTCCCAGCAGTATATCCCTTACACCATCCCCATTCAAATCCTCTACCCTGGCCGAAGAAAAGGTACCAATACCAGGGAGGGTGCTAGACCACTTCTTGTAAGGTTTGCGATGGGTAAAGTAATACAGTGAGGCCAAAAGGA is from Salmonirosea aquatica and encodes:
- a CDS encoding MBOAT family O-acyltransferase; this translates as MLFNSLQFIVFFIFVTVAYFSLSWRGRWMLLLAASCYFYMVFKPVYILILFGTIVIDYFAGIWIEKIEDQRKRKLLLIISLISNIGILAFFKYYDFLSDSVNSFLALLNLGPYVPPLGGLIPHRIAEWITNGAGRVLLPIGLSFHTFQAMSYTIEVYRRNQQAEYHFGIYALYVMFYPQLVAGPIERPQNMLFQFHSYFNYDFEQVKAGLMQMAFGMFKKVVIGDRLALMIDYAYENPYEQNGLTLLVATLFFTFRIYCDFSGYSDIAIGAARVMGFTLMDNFRTPYESASISEFWGRWHISLSTWFRDYLYIPLGGNRKGEYRRYVNQFIVFLVSGLWHGASWNYVIWGSLHGFYQVGAALRKKWLARWGVVIPQNRFIHFANVAITFALVSLTWVFFRNDKAPVKQAFAILHKIGTLSWGEPVRSPLNSVEMWFSVVLILFMLVKEHYFLTIPTRSTALFYSLFIFLCAFIYFFGVFTSNQFIYFQF
- a CDS encoding co-chaperone GroES — encoded protein: MEITADNRLRSLIVVGDRVLIKPKSPNDRTHSGLYLPPTVTEKEQVQTGYVIKVGPGYPIPAAVDEEPWKETEEKVKYMPLQAREGDLAIYLQRNAIELEYDGEKYVIVPQASILMLDRTENLFD
- a CDS encoding Kazal-type serine protease inhibitor domain-containing protein, yielding MKKIATLFILMLAFGCHKEVDRECIEQPHDGRACPFIYNPVCGCNGKTYANSCVAESVGIIKYTAGACKSKR
- a CDS encoding DUF4174 domain-containing protein, which codes for MNSVILHLFLSSLLLATFFAEIPLREKLESLTWKNRVIVIYTPDASSKEFQQQKQILAAKPKELKERDLVVIECVGQTLDAEDKNYLARHFSHDLTKFGVWLVGKDGGTKLTETQPVTAEKFFSLIDSMPMRQAEMRRGTPKN
- a CDS encoding lipocalin family protein, giving the protein MKRIGFMLMLISLLGCSKESLSPEEKNIVGTWQLKEFCVGPGDGSCPQQLATTSATQTLEFRKDGSFIEKIPQPGQFQTPIVSSGEFRIEGEGRLYFKFDNAGTGNKENHWGYNLAGDRLTILPSICNEGCSYTYQRM
- a CDS encoding YheT family hydrolase; amino-acid sequence: MPLLRTTDHKAPFWLPNGHFQSIFPALFRKIKDVAYTREQIITPDDDFLNLDWAKTGAPVSKGLVILSHGLEGDSQRQYILGMVRALTRQGYDCLAWNYRSCGGEMNKQVRFYHSGATDDLDLVVQHALLKGYGTLFLMGFSLGGNLTLKYLGEQGTLLIPEIKKAVVFSVPMDLLACSRAIEKPENWVYLKRFLSSLKPKVTEKSKVFPDHISVGDYAKVKTFYDFDHIYTAALHGFDGADDYYARNSSKFFVESITIPTLIVNALNDPLVPAESLPQAQIAAMPNVWLELTQEGGHCGFRSETLDNDLYWSEQRALDFLENNKS
- the serA gene encoding phosphoglycerate dehydrogenase produces the protein MLTQTLNPTHIVIDFDSTFTKVEGLDELAHIALAGHNDREAIVQQIRELTDKGMNGEMAFAEGLRRRIALLSADRSHIELLVDYLRTKVSDSFLRNKTFITDNADHIYVVSSGFKEFIVPIVTELGVRADHVFANEFVFDEEGRIIGVDETNVLASDGGKIKLLRTLNLTGDIYVIGDGYTDYELRESGLANRFYAFTENVNRPRVVQVADHVSGSLDEFLYDNKLSRSQSYPKSRIKVLLLENVHPAAVRAFEEEGFKVEFLKGALDEDELCERIKDVSIIGIRSKTQITKRVLESANRLMAIGAFCIGTNQIDLETATERGVAVFNAPYSNTRSVVELAIGEMIMLIRNIVPKSNAMHTGHWDKSASGSYEIRGKKLGMVGYGSIGTQLSVVAEALGMEVYFYDVVDKLAIGNARKVRSLEELLQISDVISLHVDGRKENTVMIGKAEFDLMKDGVIFMNLSRGHVVDIAAMAEAIKSGKIAGAAVDVFPKEPKTNNEAFESELIGLSNVILTPHIGGSTEEAQENIGYYVPGKLLEYINNGSTYGSVNFPEVQLPKLGDSHRLLHIHANVPGVLAKLNSIFAKYEINISGQYLKTNELIGYVIVDISKKYSEEFIQEIKAVEGTIRFRMLY
- a CDS encoding aminotransferase class V-fold PLP-dependent enzyme, which codes for MQNTFFTPGPAALFPTFEKHLKTFMDRQLGSISHRSQQYRDLHRFTVEQLRMLLSIPDTHQVLFLGSASETWERILLNCVEHESFHLVNGSFSKKFYDYAHALHKFAHVYEKPMGEGFDFAEIEVPEYAEVICITHNETSSGVQMPVADIHKLKAKNPDKFVAVDMVSSAPYPALDYSLIDTAFFSVQKAFGMPAGLGVWIVNEACLAKAERLRKYDSLTIGAHHDLPTLWKNALKYETPATPNVMAIYILGKIAEDFNRIGIETIRKETEHKAGLLYNLVKKHNNFDAFVKIPRHQSQTVVVANTKKESSAVISKLKEKGLIIGSGYGEFKGSQVRLANFPATSVAQIEGLVKALGEV
- a CDS encoding ABC transporter ATP-binding protein — encoded protein: MNIWEIFKRLLPYVRPYRSQIVLALFLTLLGALTAQVNPIVLRYTVDTIQGMLDKGWGVKNGALLLGEISLILFAKEVINTFIVFGQRYYGEKIRIQVSSELSQTAVDRILSYGLGFYSDNTNQKGKLQTRIDRGVESLTKLIQNFFIDILPLSANAIVALIIMFSANVYVGSIALGILPVYFWVSYRQAEKLQGVRRKLKTQRENKSSGLINLIESVLVIKSFVREKFEGKRQYQLQLDLMESQLKTRRTNFFFDGIKSFIEQIGIVLIIILTAYLVLDQQMSIGAIMFHILLFNNVSAPIRQLHRIYDEMNDALTYSEGFFDILDDARAVETGGDYIPDRIKGDIELDDVSFTYPNGTKALYNISMKIKAGQTVALVGLSGAGKSTLINLLVRFYPPNSGKILLDGIPLDRYDLPELRGDLGMVLQKNHIFKGSIAENIRYGAMEASYDEVVEAARQAYLHEQIMELPEQYETDAQMLSGGQQQRIAIARLFLKNPSVIFLDEPTASLDAIATEQIKNSLDAIKQGRTVVVISHSLSQIIDSDCIYVMKKGHLVEQGTHAELYDMQGTYREIFDASARSLNLDKIARTLEKD
- a CDS encoding outer membrane protein assembly factor BamB family protein, with the protein product MKNALILFILVILLASLYYFTHRKPYKKWSSTLPGIGTFSSARVEDLNGDGVRDILLGAGKNEFEYSDSALVALDGKTGELLWHNSARDQMFGSAGLYDINGDGVKDAFFAGRSVEFKALDGKTGKTLWHFDSTYYSQNGRRWFNFYNPQFIHDVDADGLRDILISNGGDIMVPPFNPNRAAGRLVILSSATGKLLAEAMMPDNKEIYMSIAVDFNEKEPEQSRIIFGTGGESIAGNLFVGTIRMVLDGDLTHATKIASGENRGFIAPPAWVDMTQDGVLDIVVNSVDGRVMGFDGKNLALLWSTAIPKTEAYASMAIGNFNEDTVPDFFISFAKGRYPRLTWTKQAMLDGKTGAIQFLDSLGYYQTSSPIAVDLNGDGRHEVLLSVENEVVQGREQVFYTNIVSIDFSSGKIIKFVPALLGHNLSSTPWVGDLDNDGYLDLIYTHSTDKYGKLSQSFQGMQVHRFATTIPIKKAVQWGAYMGSAYDGVYRTEALLP